The Fundidesulfovibrio putealis DSM 16056 genome includes a window with the following:
- a CDS encoding phage major tail tube protein: MAITTNQLTNANVFLEGKGLLGCAEEVKCPGLKHLMTEKKALGMVGKTKLPSGFDVMEAEFKWNGFYADVFAAAANPYKVCAIQVRSSNETWSGQGREKEVALVVHMRGRFEEIALGSFKPHDNAEYPSKFICDYIKVVEDGTEILEVDVLANIHKVNGEDMLATYRQNIGQQ; encoded by the coding sequence ATGGCCATCACAACGAACCAGCTGACCAACGCCAACGTCTTCCTGGAGGGCAAGGGCCTTCTGGGGTGCGCGGAAGAGGTCAAGTGCCCCGGCCTCAAGCACCTCATGACCGAAAAGAAGGCCCTGGGCATGGTGGGCAAGACTAAGCTGCCCAGCGGCTTCGACGTCATGGAGGCCGAGTTCAAGTGGAACGGCTTCTACGCCGACGTGTTCGCGGCAGCGGCCAACCCCTACAAGGTGTGCGCCATCCAGGTGCGCTCCTCCAACGAGACCTGGAGTGGCCAGGGCCGGGAAAAGGAAGTGGCTCTTGTGGTCCACATGCGCGGGCGCTTCGAGGAGATCGCCCTGGGCTCGTTCAAGCCCCACGACAACGCCGAATACCCCAGCAAATTCATCTGCGACTACATAAAGGTCGTGGAGGACGGCACGGAGATCCTGGAGGTGGACGTGCTGGCCAACATCCACAAGGTGAACGGCGAGGACATGCTCGCCACCTACCGCCAGAACATCGGCCAGCAGTAA
- a CDS encoding phage tail tape measure protein: MNTWQLGMVLMAIDKMSGPITQACSTASRGLGGLQAKAMETARKMAEIGTAASLAGHQILQAMQTPITAFADQDAAFNNLGVALMDNLGRIPPQFAEIKSQALELGNLLPGTTADMINAAAALSEKGAGLEAIVGGGLKASAYLAVLLKQTPAYAAEMVAKFREAYGLSENELVKMADLTQKAKFAFGMAPDEIKAAASYSGAMLNTLKLTGAENAKMMLAFQGAASQRMLEGSQFGTNFSMMLSQIGQLDSKLGRNSKAMKQVNAELDHYGINLQFFNKKGEFGGLENLFKQMEKLRVLSQEERLLVLTKLFGQEGMRPASLAVDMGVTGLHEAVATLDRQADIMQRIDHATKSAKNTWEAFTGTLTNLAAALGGPMVTALYPLLNKLNELTGGPLMLWVEQNQDLVKWLGIGALATGVLLIGLGGLGIAASFAARGFAVAAGGLKLLAGGIGWAVTAVRGLSLAMLSNPVGLIVGALVVGALLVYKYWVPIKNFFIGFWEGLKQGLAPVLPLFARLGAVLSWAATPLKMLWRWFMNLLTPVDDAGNKALAFGQRVGLALGKIGHYAIAAVTGLAELPKVFFEAGSNIITSIYQGVQSKAQMLLDKVKEIAGKVRAYFPFSPAKEGPLRDIHKIKFVETIAAAMQPGPLVKAASGVAAAGMLALAPLSTPNALAMPRPAPTLASGSAAHAPGAGGAGGQITVNFSPQITVNGQGGQESADQVLAALRSKMPELLRMISQAQAVRDRRAF, translated from the coding sequence ATGAACACCTGGCAGCTCGGCATGGTCCTGATGGCCATAGACAAAATGTCCGGCCCCATCACCCAGGCGTGCAGCACAGCCTCTCGCGGCCTTGGCGGTCTTCAGGCCAAGGCCATGGAGACCGCCAGGAAGATGGCCGAGATCGGCACCGCCGCCAGTCTGGCCGGGCATCAGATCCTCCAGGCCATGCAGACCCCCATCACCGCCTTCGCCGACCAGGACGCCGCCTTCAACAACCTAGGCGTGGCCCTCATGGACAACCTGGGGCGCATCCCGCCCCAATTCGCGGAAATCAAGAGCCAGGCCCTGGAGCTGGGCAACCTCCTGCCCGGCACCACGGCGGACATGATCAACGCGGCTGCCGCCCTGTCCGAGAAGGGCGCGGGGCTGGAAGCCATCGTGGGCGGGGGCCTCAAGGCCTCCGCCTACCTGGCCGTCCTCCTCAAGCAGACGCCTGCATACGCCGCTGAAATGGTGGCCAAGTTCCGCGAAGCCTACGGCCTGAGTGAGAACGAGCTGGTCAAGATGGCGGACCTGACCCAGAAGGCCAAGTTCGCCTTCGGCATGGCTCCAGACGAGATCAAGGCCGCCGCGTCCTATTCCGGTGCCATGCTCAACACGCTCAAGCTCACCGGAGCGGAGAACGCCAAGATGATGCTGGCGTTCCAGGGCGCTGCCAGCCAGCGCATGCTGGAGGGCAGCCAGTTCGGCACCAACTTCTCCATGATGCTCTCCCAGATCGGCCAGCTGGACTCCAAGCTGGGGCGAAACTCCAAGGCGATGAAGCAGGTCAACGCGGAGCTTGATCACTACGGGATCAATCTCCAGTTCTTCAACAAGAAGGGAGAGTTCGGCGGCCTGGAAAACCTGTTCAAACAGATGGAAAAGCTCCGGGTGCTCTCCCAGGAAGAGCGGCTCCTGGTTCTGACCAAACTGTTCGGGCAGGAGGGCATGCGCCCGGCCAGCCTCGCCGTGGACATGGGAGTGACGGGGCTGCACGAGGCGGTGGCCACCCTGGACCGGCAGGCCGACATCATGCAGCGCATCGACCACGCCACCAAGTCGGCCAAGAATACCTGGGAGGCTTTCACCGGCACCCTCACGAACCTGGCGGCTGCCCTGGGCGGCCCCATGGTCACGGCCTTGTACCCCCTGCTGAACAAGCTCAACGAGCTGACTGGAGGCCCGCTCATGCTTTGGGTGGAGCAGAACCAGGATCTTGTGAAGTGGTTGGGCATCGGCGCGCTGGCCACGGGAGTGCTGCTCATCGGCCTTGGCGGCCTGGGCATCGCCGCATCGTTTGCGGCGCGCGGATTCGCGGTGGCCGCCGGGGGCCTCAAGCTGCTGGCTGGCGGCATCGGCTGGGCCGTCACGGCGGTCAGGGGGCTTTCCCTGGCCATGCTTTCCAACCCTGTCGGGCTGATTGTGGGCGCGCTGGTCGTGGGAGCGCTGCTCGTCTACAAGTACTGGGTTCCCATCAAGAACTTCTTCATCGGCTTCTGGGAAGGGCTCAAGCAGGGGCTCGCGCCGGTCCTGCCGCTTTTCGCGCGTCTGGGGGCGGTGTTGTCCTGGGCGGCCACGCCTCTCAAGATGCTGTGGCGGTGGTTCATGAACCTGCTCACGCCCGTTGACGATGCCGGAAACAAGGCGCTGGCGTTCGGCCAGAGAGTGGGTTTGGCCCTGGGAAAAATCGGCCACTACGCGATCGCCGCCGTGACCGGTCTGGCGGAGCTGCCGAAAGTGTTTTTCGAGGCTGGTTCGAACATCATCACCTCGATCTATCAGGGTGTGCAGTCCAAGGCGCAGATGCTGCTGGACAAGGTCAAGGAGATCGCGGGCAAGGTCCGCGCGTACTTCCCGTTCAGCCCGGCCAAGGAAGGCCCGCTGCGCGACATCCACAAGATCAAGTTCGTGGAGACCATCGCCGCAGCCATGCAGCCCGGCCCGCTGGTCAAGGCCGCGTCCGGCGTGGCGGCTGCGGGCATGCTGGCCCTGGCCCCTCTTTCGACCCCGAACGCCCTGGCCATGCCGCGCCCGGCCCCGACGCTGGCCTCTGGCTCTGCGGCCCATGCCCCTGGAGCAGGCGGAGCTGGCGGACAGATCACCGTCAACTTCTCGCCCCAGATCACCGTGAACGGCCAGGGCGGGCAGGAAAGCGCCGACCAGGTGCTTGCCGCCCTGCGCTCCAAGATGCCCGAGCTTCTGCGCATGATCTCCCAGGCCCAGGCCGTCCGGGACAGGAGGGCCTTCTAA
- a CDS encoding phage tail protein gives MWAQLGEVVFDILTAPDSFEGSNSWDYAEHKVVGGKPKLQSTGQGLEELNLGYSLHVSYADPKASLDRFKEAAGKKEPLALMMGSGEYRGRYVITALSETYGHTAPDGRILSISGRLTLKEHVGQTAAPLGEAQILAGESPAVAVKALADAVPETGQEDGVKPWVNPNLLPEDVEASLHDLDITPVEWPDARNVLEKGSELSGWKSSTFVKGVTEVAKAAAGIGATGVNGLATSAAGLLTAGMTTRDPSQAVGMTKGFLSSVPTTAIWQTVQPAMQGDFFGTAATAAKKLAGNRLDTLAQHFPTREAEQMARTLVTRLPVYTKMRGTLLEAANRESPVPRDLFGQGRSFSWMRDQVRFPTT, from the coding sequence ATGTGGGCGCAACTGGGCGAAGTCGTCTTCGACATCCTCACCGCGCCTGATTCGTTCGAAGGCTCGAACAGCTGGGACTACGCTGAGCACAAGGTCGTCGGGGGCAAGCCCAAACTTCAGAGCACCGGCCAGGGGTTGGAAGAGCTAAACCTCGGCTACAGCCTGCACGTCAGCTACGCGGACCCCAAGGCCAGCCTGGACCGCTTCAAGGAAGCCGCCGGGAAGAAAGAACCCCTGGCGCTGATGATGGGCAGCGGCGAATACCGGGGCCGGTACGTCATCACCGCGTTGTCCGAGACGTATGGCCACACGGCCCCGGACGGGCGCATCCTGTCCATTTCCGGCAGGCTCACCCTCAAGGAGCATGTGGGGCAGACCGCCGCGCCCCTGGGCGAGGCGCAGATCCTGGCCGGGGAGTCCCCCGCCGTGGCGGTCAAGGCGCTGGCGGACGCCGTCCCCGAAACCGGGCAGGAGGATGGCGTCAAGCCCTGGGTCAACCCCAACCTTCTGCCGGAAGACGTGGAAGCCTCCCTGCATGATCTGGACATCACTCCGGTCGAATGGCCGGACGCCCGCAACGTCCTGGAGAAGGGCTCGGAGCTGTCCGGCTGGAAGTCCTCCACGTTCGTAAAGGGCGTGACCGAGGTGGCCAAGGCGGCGGCAGGCATCGGCGCGACCGGCGTAAACGGGCTGGCCACCTCCGCAGCCGGGCTGCTCACCGCCGGGATGACCACGCGCGACCCGTCCCAGGCCGTGGGCATGACCAAGGGTTTTCTCAGCTCGGTCCCCACCACGGCCATCTGGCAGACCGTTCAGCCCGCCATGCAGGGCGACTTCTTCGGCACCGCAGCCACCGCTGCGAAGAAGCTGGCCGGAAACCGCCTGGACACCCTGGCCCAGCACTTCCCCACCCGCGAAGCCGAGCAGATGGCCAGGACGCTCGTCACCCGCCTGCCGGTCTATACCAAAATGCGCGGGACGCTGCTTGAGGCCGCCAACCGGGAGTCGCCGGTGCCGCGCGACCTGTTCGGGCAGGGCCGCTCCTTCTCCTGGATGCGCGACCAGGTGAGGTTCCCCACGACATGA
- a CDS encoding glycosyl hydrolase 108 family protein encodes MNANVNTGAQYKLPLLGKVITLAGGDAFERIIPFTQAYEGGESDDADDPGGWTRYGWTLATFLTLAPSLADFDGDHDVDLEDFHQLSVTRSVPLYRAVFFDKYALGKIGGRTAAVTFDASVNTGPGRGARFLQQAFNDLPLSVREFAPVLSLTADGALGPKTLTAVANVCARPGVDAELARKALKHRLAYYDSIKDAPVTKNGVVTYPFRKFHGGLTNRVMDLASFLERVFQ; translated from the coding sequence ATGAACGCAAACGTCAATACCGGAGCGCAGTACAAACTGCCCCTGCTCGGCAAGGTCATCACGCTCGCTGGCGGCGACGCCTTCGAGCGCATCATTCCCTTCACCCAGGCCTACGAGGGCGGCGAGTCGGACGACGCTGACGATCCCGGCGGCTGGACCCGCTACGGCTGGACCCTGGCCACGTTCCTGACGCTGGCCCCGTCCCTGGCCGACTTCGACGGCGACCACGATGTGGACCTGGAGGACTTCCACCAGCTCAGCGTGACCAGGTCGGTGCCTCTCTACAGGGCCGTGTTCTTCGACAAGTACGCCCTGGGCAAAATCGGCGGGCGCACGGCTGCCGTCACTTTCGACGCCTCCGTGAACACCGGGCCGGGCCGTGGGGCGCGCTTCCTCCAGCAGGCGTTCAACGACCTGCCGCTCTCCGTTCGGGAGTTCGCGCCTGTTCTCAGCCTCACGGCGGACGGCGCGCTCGGCCCCAAGACCCTGACTGCGGTGGCGAACGTCTGCGCCCGCCCTGGCGTGGACGCCGAGCTGGCCCGCAAGGCGCTGAAACACCGGCTCGCCTACTACGACTCCATCAAGGACGCGCCCGTCACCAAGAACGGCGTCGTCACCTATCCGTTCCGCAAGTTCCACGGAGGACTCACCAACCGGGTGATGGACCTGGCTTCCTTCCTGGAGCGGGTCTTCCAATGA
- a CDS encoding phage late control D family protein produces the protein METIRETVREPAWFITWSGREASTALGPYLESLTYTDAAHGESDELTLTLEDAEGGFMNEWYVTKGDVISARIGYVGEATVDCGLFEVEEVGFDGPPSIVNIRALAAGVSKTLRTERSKAYEGKTLRQIAQEIAGRHGFTVVGDVADVELKRATQNQEKDLSFLKRLAEQHGHLFSVKGDQLVFARSGSLTSRAPSCVFNEKTQVTWSFRDKGVQTYKSAHVAYHDPATKRVNEHTQREDAPDGVADTLKLTKRAESKAHAALMSKSALDAANDSRFEGTLTMEGDPLAMSGNTVAVAGFGKLDGTWFIDKSTHTITRGGGYSTSLEVKRGA, from the coding sequence ATGGAAACGATAAGGGAAACGGTAAGGGAACCCGCCTGGTTCATCACCTGGTCGGGCCGCGAGGCGTCCACCGCGCTTGGGCCGTACCTCGAGAGCCTCACCTACACGGACGCGGCCCACGGCGAGTCCGACGAGCTGACGCTCACCCTGGAGGACGCCGAGGGCGGCTTCATGAACGAATGGTACGTCACCAAAGGCGACGTGATCAGCGCCCGCATCGGCTACGTGGGCGAGGCCACGGTGGACTGCGGCCTGTTCGAGGTCGAAGAGGTGGGCTTCGACGGCCCGCCATCCATCGTGAACATCCGCGCCCTGGCCGCCGGGGTGTCCAAGACGCTTCGAACCGAGCGTTCAAAAGCCTACGAGGGCAAGACCCTGCGCCAGATCGCCCAGGAGATCGCGGGGCGGCACGGCTTCACGGTGGTGGGCGACGTGGCGGACGTGGAGCTCAAGCGCGCCACGCAGAACCAGGAGAAGGATCTGTCCTTCCTCAAGCGTCTGGCCGAGCAGCATGGCCACCTGTTTTCGGTGAAGGGCGACCAGCTGGTGTTCGCGCGCTCCGGAAGCCTCACCTCGCGCGCGCCGTCCTGCGTGTTCAATGAAAAGACCCAAGTCACCTGGAGCTTCAGGGACAAAGGCGTCCAGACCTACAAGTCCGCCCACGTGGCCTACCACGACCCGGCCACCAAGCGCGTCAACGAGCACACGCAGCGGGAAGACGCCCCGGACGGCGTAGCCGACACCCTCAAGCTCACGAAGCGGGCCGAGAGCAAGGCCCACGCCGCACTCATGTCCAAGTCCGCCCTGGACGCCGCCAACGACTCCCGGTTCGAGGGAACGCTCACCATGGAAGGCGATCCCCTGGCCATGTCCGGCAACACCGTGGCCGTGGCCGGGTTCGGAAAGCTGGACGGGACCTGGTTCATCGACAAGTCCACCCACACCATCACGCGCGGCGGGGGCTACTCCACCAGTCTGGAGGTGAAGCGTGGGGCTTAA
- a CDS encoding terminase large subunit domain-containing protein, with protein sequence MAPPDPYFLPYQRRWLADRARVKIWEKSRRIGATYVQAYEDVEDCVTGAVPAVWFTSADDSAAREYIQYGQKWAGLFKVAADYLEMPLLDDKDVRVYSITFKNGARINALSSNPKGFRSKGGKAVLDEFAFHDDPDAMWKAARPCITWGFPLRILSTYNGRAGRYYRFVEDVKKGKLKWSLHSTPIQLAVAEGLADRIAGRTLTEAEREAWLAEERADTGDEETWLQEYCCVPVDEAAAFLTYEMLATVERESILAPLSEVSGGELFAGVDIGRKKDLTVIWVIQAVGPVRITRQVIVLERMPFAEQRRILFDVLSHPRMRRACIDATGLGMQLAEESQTKFGKSRVEAVTFSAKVKEDMAFGLRTTIEDRAFLIPPDHEIREDLHSVRKSTTIAGNIRFDVTASEAKGHADRFWAAALANHAAGNGGSMPTIVTAAPRGGILTASRENAPGTRAGAFLKALARRMLHR encoded by the coding sequence TTGGCCCCTCCTGATCCCTACTTCCTGCCCTACCAGCGCCGCTGGCTGGCCGACCGCGCCCGCGTGAAGATCTGGGAGAAGTCCCGCCGCATCGGCGCGACCTACGTCCAGGCTTACGAAGACGTGGAGGACTGCGTCACCGGAGCCGTGCCCGCAGTGTGGTTCACCTCCGCCGACGACTCTGCCGCGCGCGAGTACATCCAATACGGTCAGAAATGGGCCGGGTTGTTCAAGGTGGCTGCCGACTACCTGGAGATGCCCTTGCTCGACGACAAGGACGTCCGGGTCTACTCCATCACGTTCAAGAATGGCGCGCGCATCAACGCCCTGTCTTCGAATCCCAAGGGATTCCGCTCCAAGGGCGGCAAGGCCGTGCTGGACGAATTCGCCTTCCACGACGACCCCGACGCCATGTGGAAGGCGGCCCGCCCCTGCATCACCTGGGGTTTCCCGCTGCGCATACTCTCCACCTACAATGGCCGAGCTGGGCGCTACTACCGCTTCGTGGAGGACGTGAAAAAGGGCAAGCTCAAGTGGAGCCTGCATTCCACGCCCATCCAACTGGCCGTGGCCGAGGGCCTGGCCGACCGCATCGCGGGCCGCACGCTCACCGAGGCCGAGCGCGAGGCGTGGCTGGCCGAGGAGCGCGCCGACACAGGCGACGAAGAAACCTGGCTTCAGGAATACTGCTGCGTCCCGGTGGACGAGGCAGCCGCCTTCCTCACCTATGAGATGCTGGCCACCGTGGAGCGCGAGAGCATCCTCGCCCCTCTTTCCGAAGTCTCCGGCGGCGAGCTGTTCGCGGGCGTGGACATAGGCCGCAAGAAGGACCTCACGGTGATCTGGGTGATCCAGGCCGTGGGTCCCGTCAGGATCACCCGCCAGGTTATCGTCCTGGAACGCATGCCTTTCGCGGAGCAGCGCCGCATCCTGTTCGACGTGCTCTCCCATCCGCGCATGCGCCGGGCCTGCATCGACGCCACGGGCCTGGGCATGCAGCTCGCCGAGGAATCCCAGACGAAGTTCGGCAAAAGCCGCGTGGAGGCCGTGACCTTCTCGGCCAAGGTCAAGGAGGATATGGCCTTCGGGCTGCGGACCACCATCGAGGACCGCGCCTTCCTCATCCCGCCCGACCACGAGATCCGCGAGGACCTGCATAGCGTACGCAAGTCCACCACCATCGCCGGGAACATCCGGTTCGACGTGACCGCCTCCGAGGCCAAGGGACACGCCGACCGGTTCTGGGCTGCGGCCCTGGCCAACCACGCCGCAGGCAACGGCGGGAGCATGCCCACCATTGTCACCGCCGCGCCGCGCGGAGGCATTCTGACCGCTTCGCGCGAGAATGCCCCAGGAACGCGCGCAGGGGCCTTTCTCAAGGCATTGGCGCGGCGAATGCTTCATCGTTGA
- a CDS encoding Gp37 family protein: MIKQIEDAILARLKAEIPGYEVRSFPEKPGEFRLTHPKGAVLVAYSRGTFGRSESTDDTSRQQRRMEFDLFMVVRNLREHGGAYDLLDAVRLALTGWGRDTLGGAFFPVSEGFQDAANGVWTYRLTMAVIIPAQALETDLTRAVAAAPTASEIRAANLGELIIVNNP; encoded by the coding sequence GTGATCAAGCAGATCGAGGACGCAATTCTCGCCCGGTTGAAGGCTGAAATTCCGGGCTACGAAGTCAGGAGCTTTCCCGAGAAGCCCGGCGAATTCCGCCTGACCCACCCCAAGGGCGCGGTACTGGTGGCCTACAGCCGGGGCACGTTCGGGCGTTCGGAGAGCACGGACGACACCTCGCGCCAGCAACGGCGCATGGAGTTCGACCTGTTCATGGTGGTCAGGAACCTGCGCGAACACGGCGGTGCCTACGATCTGTTGGACGCGGTGCGCCTGGCTCTGACCGGCTGGGGGCGCGATACGCTCGGCGGGGCGTTCTTCCCGGTGTCCGAGGGCTTTCAAGACGCGGCCAACGGCGTGTGGACCTACCGGCTTACCATGGCCGTGATCATCCCGGCCCAGGCGCTGGAAACCGACCTCACCCGAGCCGTTGCCGCCGCGCCCACGGCCTCGGAGATCCGGGCGGCCAACCTTGGCGAACTCATCATCGTCAACAACCCGTAA
- a CDS encoding DUF1804 family protein: protein MARTDLLPLVEHLYVNEQCTLAEIAKRLDVAERTLRNWKEKAKAEGGDWELKRQNLLASKQSFHEELYDLARDIAASIREDIKEKREVSPSRMNFLARLLPQLVHVKDYEAVAKARQDHPAGGARPEDVVDLIRSQLLGPS from the coding sequence TTGGCCAGGACTGATCTGCTCCCCCTGGTGGAGCACCTTTACGTCAACGAGCAATGCACGCTGGCCGAGATCGCCAAGCGCCTGGACGTGGCCGAGAGGACGCTTCGCAACTGGAAGGAAAAAGCCAAGGCGGAGGGCGGCGACTGGGAACTCAAGCGCCAGAACCTGCTGGCCAGCAAGCAGTCCTTTCACGAAGAGCTTTACGACCTGGCTCGCGACATCGCCGCGTCCATCCGGGAGGACATCAAGGAAAAACGCGAGGTGTCCCCGAGCCGCATGAACTTCCTGGCCCGGCTGCTGCCGCAGCTGGTCCACGTGAAGGACTACGAGGCCGTGGCCAAGGCAAGGCAGGATCATCCCGCAGGAGGGGCCAGGCCCGAGGATGTCGTGGATCTTATACGGAGTCAGCTCCTTGGCCCCTCCTGA
- a CDS encoding DUF2190 family protein: protein MNRGLVKVYTAEGTIAPCRIVKHGTADGAAALAAAATDAIMGVSDTQITRDAGQRLDAVKSGIAAVELGGTVARGEPITSDANGKGVKAAPAAGANARIVGFAEVSGVSGDIIDVAISLGQIQG from the coding sequence ATGAACCGTGGACTCGTGAAGGTCTACACCGCCGAGGGGACCATCGCCCCCTGCCGCATCGTCAAGCACGGAACGGCTGACGGCGCAGCTGCGCTGGCCGCTGCCGCCACCGACGCCATCATGGGCGTTTCCGACACCCAGATCACCCGCGACGCCGGGCAGCGCCTGGACGCCGTCAAGAGCGGCATCGCCGCCGTGGAGCTGGGCGGCACCGTGGCCAGGGGCGAACCCATCACCTCCGACGCCAACGGCAAGGGCGTGAAGGCAGCCCCCGCAGCCGGAGCGAACGCCCGCATCGTGGGCTTTGCCGAGGTGTCCGGCGTTTCCGGCGACATCATCGACGTGGCCATCAGCCTGGGCCAGATCCAGGGATAA
- a CDS encoding gp436 family protein produces MAYCTQADIERTLPRQLLVQLTDDSDMPETVDQVVLDGLIEDAGEVIEGYLRERYVLPLEPAPKLLTKLAVDLVVFALYGRRPETHGEPPKQVLESWRQAFKTLEHIQNGKVTLGATGQPDPEVKSAVIRVNKTPEDRIFGGGFLEKYR; encoded by the coding sequence GTGGCCTACTGCACCCAGGCGGACATCGAACGCACGCTGCCCAGGCAGCTCCTCGTGCAGCTCACCGACGATTCGGACATGCCCGAAACCGTCGACCAGGTCGTTCTGGACGGCCTGATCGAGGACGCAGGCGAGGTGATCGAGGGCTATCTGCGCGAGCGTTACGTCCTGCCCCTGGAGCCCGCGCCCAAGCTGCTCACGAAGCTCGCCGTGGATCTGGTGGTCTTCGCCCTCTACGGGCGCAGGCCGGAGACCCACGGCGAGCCTCCCAAGCAGGTGCTGGAAAGCTGGCGGCAGGCGTTCAAAACCCTCGAACACATCCAGAACGGCAAGGTGACGCTTGGGGCGACCGGCCAGCCGGACCCCGAAGTTAAATCCGCCGTGATCCGCGTGAACAAGACCCCCGAGGACCGCATCTTCGGCGGCGGCTTCCTGGAGAAGTACCGGTGA
- a CDS encoding tail protein X: MTTFLEHLTVEGERWDLLAWRYYRDALAYERIMAANPDVPVYPILPGGIMLLIPVVEVQTAAPKEKLPPWKR, translated from the coding sequence ATGACCACCTTCCTGGAACACCTGACCGTGGAGGGCGAACGCTGGGACCTGCTGGCCTGGCGCTACTACCGCGACGCCCTGGCCTACGAGCGCATCATGGCCGCCAACCCGGACGTGCCCGTGTATCCCATCCTGCCCGGCGGCATCATGCTGCTCATTCCCGTGGTCGAGGTCCAGACCGCCGCGCCCAAGGAGAAGCTGCCGCCATGGAAACGATAA
- a CDS encoding phage tail sheath subtilisin-like domain-containing protein — MPANFLHGVETIEIDSGPRPIRLVKTAVIGLVGVAPIYQLADADRTVDKPTLILNDKAAAQYGGAVTPGFTIPQAMDAIFDQQLSGRGSGAVIMVNVFDPARHKTSVAAANKTFDADGLVELGHAGVAAVVVKSQDGATTHIAGTDYTLAPATGVITRVGTGAIAAGATVQVSYDYADPSKVTPADIIGEVDPVTGKRTGMQALRDCFGLFGFKPKILIAPGFGALASVVAELDVMANALRAFAYVDAPIGTTFQQAIEGRGPSGAIAFNTSSKRLMLCYPHVKVYDESQPDSTRLQPYSAILAGMRAAVDMEKGYWWSSSNQEIKGVIGMERLLTADIADPNSEVNLLNESGITTIYNAWGTGLRTWGNRSAAWPTLTHPRNFECVQRTADVIAESIEYFALQMIDAPITNAWIDAVTESVNAFIRTRMAEGAVIDGRCWYDKGHNEATELAAGHVTFDYDFMPPTPAERITFRQIVNIEYLKSLGNKTWAREEA; from the coding sequence ATGCCAGCTAACTTCCTGCACGGCGTCGAGACCATCGAAATCGACTCCGGCCCGCGCCCGATCCGGCTGGTGAAGACCGCCGTCATCGGTCTGGTGGGCGTCGCGCCCATCTATCAGCTGGCCGACGCCGACCGCACCGTGGACAAACCCACGCTCATTTTAAATGACAAGGCCGCCGCGCAGTACGGCGGCGCGGTCACGCCCGGCTTCACCATCCCCCAGGCCATGGACGCCATTTTCGACCAGCAGTTAAGCGGCAGGGGCAGCGGCGCGGTGATCATGGTCAACGTGTTCGACCCGGCCCGGCACAAGACCTCCGTGGCCGCAGCAAACAAGACGTTCGACGCCGACGGCCTGGTCGAGCTGGGGCACGCGGGCGTGGCCGCCGTGGTGGTCAAGAGCCAGGACGGCGCGACCACCCACATTGCCGGAACCGATTACACGCTGGCCCCCGCCACGGGCGTGATCACCCGCGTCGGGACCGGGGCCATCGCGGCAGGGGCCACCGTCCAGGTGTCCTACGACTACGCAGACCCCTCCAAGGTGACGCCTGCGGACATCATCGGCGAGGTGGACCCGGTCACGGGCAAGCGCACCGGCATGCAGGCTCTGCGCGACTGCTTCGGCCTGTTCGGCTTCAAGCCCAAGATCCTCATCGCGCCGGGCTTCGGCGCGCTGGCCTCCGTGGTCGCGGAGCTGGACGTGATGGCCAACGCCTTGCGCGCCTTCGCCTACGTGGACGCCCCCATCGGAACCACCTTCCAACAGGCCATCGAAGGGCGCGGACCCTCCGGCGCCATAGCCTTCAACACCTCCAGCAAGCGTCTCATGCTCTGCTACCCGCACGTGAAGGTATACGACGAGAGCCAGCCGGACAGCACGCGGCTCCAGCCCTATTCGGCCATCCTGGCGGGCATGCGCGCCGCCGTGGACATGGAGAAAGGCTACTGGTGGAGCAGCTCCAACCAGGAGATCAAGGGCGTCATCGGCATGGAGCGCCTGCTCACCGCCGACATCGCCGACCCCAACTCCGAAGTGAACCTGCTGAACGAGTCGGGCATCACCACCATCTACAACGCCTGGGGCACGGGGCTGCGCACCTGGGGCAACCGCTCGGCGGCCTGGCCCACGCTGACGCACCCCCGCAACTTCGAATGCGTGCAGCGCACGGCGGACGTTATCGCCGAATCCATTGAGTATTTCGCGCTCCAGATGATCGACGCGCCCATCACCAACGCCTGGATCGACGCGGTCACGGAGTCAGTCAACGCCTTTATACGCACACGCATGGCCGAGGGCGCGGTCATCGACGGGCGCTGCTGGTACGACAAGGGCCACAACGAGGCCACGGAGCTGGCCGCCGGGCACGTCACCTTCGACTACGACTTCATGCCGCCCACCCCGGCGGAGCGCATCACGTTCCGGCAGATCGTCAACATCGAATACCTGAAGTCCCTGGGCAACAAGACCTGGGCGCGCGAGGAGGCGTAA